The stretch of DNA CAACACGAGTTTGGCTTTGCCGAGGTGATAATCATTCAGATGCTCGTCGGTGGCAGGCTCGGTCAGGAAACGCAGTGCTGAGAGTAGCTTAACCGGAATTAGTGTACGATACCAGCCGATAACGTCCCACGCATCTTTCAGTGCGCGTAGTACCGGCATAGCGTCTTCTTCGGTTTGCAAACCCAGTTCAACGCGCCAGCGTTGTTCCTGCCCCGCATTCGTCAACAAGTCTTTTTCTGCGGAGAGCCAGCGGCCACTTTGTTTCAGGTAGACGTTGGCGAGTTTCGCCAGAGGGTGCCGCCGGATGTCGACAACGGGCAGTAGGGCTTTTTCCTCCAGGGCCAGCGTTTGGGGTTCGGTAGGCGTATCAGGGCCAATCAGCCGATTCGTCTGATTTAGTTTTTCAACATACTGCTTTGTTAGGGTCAAGGCGTCGGTAAGCTGCTGAACTAAATCCGGGCTGTTCGTAGCGGCTTTTACTAACCCGGCTTCCTGCTGAATCTGAAAACTTCGGCAACGATTCGTGAACAGGCATCGTGCACACCATGCGTCGCAGTAGTTATATATGCCTGGAATAGGTTTGCTGAAAGAATCCATCGAAATATCTTTTACTGGTGCTATTATATTTTGTAAATATATAAAATGTCAGAATAATAGTAAAGTTGTTTTTTGAAATGCAATACTATCATTAATCACTAAAATACAGACGGAAACAATTCAGGTGATTTATGGCTTACGATGATAAATAGCCACAACTTCCAATTTACTATGCAACTTAACGCTGGCTGCGAACTCCAGTTCGAGGCCCAGGGACCAACCCCTCTTGTGTTAATGCTCCGACCGCGCTCCGGTGCCGGGCAATGGATTATGCGTGAAGAATACCAGATTACGCCCTCCGTCAACGTGACCGAATTTACCGACATGTACGGCAATTTGTGCCAGCGGTTAGTTGCTCCAGAAGGGCCATTCTCAATTCACTTTTCGGCCACAGTGCAAACCGCCGACGCCATAGACGTAGAGCCGGGTGCACCGTATACGCCCGTAGAAGACCTGCCCGACGACGTGCTGCACTACACGCTGCCCAGCCGTTACTGCCAGTCGGATCAGTTGGGTGATTTGGCTGCGGAGATCACCAATGCCGTTGAACCGGGCTACGATCAGGCCGAAGCCATTCGGAAATGGATTAACGAAAACGTAAAATACCAGTATGGCACCAGCGATGCCAGCACGTCGGCGGTTGATACGGCAAATGCCCGTGTTGGCGTGTGCCGCGATTTTACACACCTTGGCATTTCACTGTGCCGGGCATTAAATATACCGGCCCGGATGGTGGTAGGTTATTTGTACCAACTCAAACCGATGGACTTGCACGCCTGGTTTGAAGCGTACATAGATGGTCGTTGGTTTACGTTCGACGCTACGCAGCAACAGCCGCGCGGTAATCGTATTACCGTTGCCTACGGACGTGATGCTGCCGACGTGGCCTTCACAACGCAGTTTGGACCGATGACGCTCAACGACATGAAAGTTTGGGTCGACCCCGCTGAAATTGCTGAAAACTAACGTTCCCTTCCGTAAGGGGGCGACTTAAGTCGCCCCCTTACGGAAGGGAATAAAAAAAGCGCGGCACTGATATGTGCCGCGCTTCTGCGTTTCAATTTAGATGTAGAGCAAAAAACTACCGAACGGCAAACTCACCAGCTCCGATACGGAAACCTTCGGCGTAGAGTTCTACCGTGTATTTGCCCGGCTTATAGGGAATGCCGCGCGTATACAGCAGTTCAACGTTCTGACCCTTACTGGTGTAATTCACCGTTTGCTTGGTTGTATAGATGGTCTCGTTGCCATCGACAGTGAACGTACCCGAACCATTCGCCATGTCTGACACAACTGCACCGTCGGGATCAAGTACCCGCACATACACGTCTTTTGGCTCTTCTTTGGTCAGCGGGTTATCGAGCAACGTGTACATCAGCTTGATTTTGTCTAAGCGACGTGCTTTGTAGGCATCGTCTTCCTTTACTTTGCCTTTGGCGTTAACAGCCAGCACTTTCACATTCTGTGCTTTCAGCGCAGCCGCACGAGTTACTTTCGTGCTAAGTTCCTGATTTTGCGAAACTACCGTCGTTACCGAATCTGCCAGTCGCTGACGCTCGGTTTTCAGACCCGTATTTTCTTCGTCAAGCACCTTCACATTGGTTGCCAGCGTCACGTTCTCGCGTTGTAGATTGGCAATAAGCGTATCTTTCTCGATCAGAAACGCTTCGTACTGCTTGATTTTGGCCTCGTATTTGGAAATCGAAATCCGATTACCCCGGCGCAGCGATGCTCTGTCTTCTTCGAGCTGGGCCTTCACTTTCTCCAGCTCCGAAACGTCGCCACCTAACTTCTGAACCTCAGCAATTTTGGCATCCAATGCCGTCGAAATCGAATCTAACTTAACGCGGGTTGTTGAGAGTTCTTCAACGCGCTCGGAGATAGTCACCTCCTGATTTTCGGACACTTTTTTCTGATCGAAGTAGAGGTAACTAACCATACCAGCTAAACCCGTCATAATGATCAGAGCAGCCAGCAGGGCACCGTTGGTTTTTGACTTTGGGGGATTGTTCTCCATTGTAAATAGTCAGTTTAATTGGACATGAACACGTACTCAGGTAAAGGTTTCGGTCATTAAAAATGGATAGAAAAACAGCCTATACGGTCAACAATGGAATCACAACATCATAACAATTTCCAACACTACTATCCTTACTGAAGACGCTATCGTAACGATATTCAGGAAAGATGTATTGCCCTGTATTACAAACAGATTGTCGACAAAGTTCATAATTAATGATTTGATAAACAAATTATTGCGCCAAATAATAAACAATTTACCTTGTAAATGAGATACATAGAGCCCGATTTAGCCCGGCTGGGCCAATACGAAAATTTGAGCCAGCGGCCCAGCTTTTTCGTTACTTTGACGAATGAATTATATCGAACTGCAACTATTAATTTCGCCCGATTTTACCGATATACTCACTGCCGAACTCGCCGAACTGGGGTTTGAGTCGTTTGTTGAAACCGATCAGGGCTTGAATGCTTATATTGTTGAGCCAGATTTCCGGGAAGACGCCATACAGGAACTTGTTGCGAAATACGCCAGCCAAACCGCAATAGCCTACGCAGTCAGTTCGTTAGAAAAACGAAACTGGAACGCCGAGTGGGAGAGTGGATATGAACCGATTGAAGTGGCGTCCCAAGTCCGGGTCCGGGCGTCCTTCCACGAGAAGGATGCCCGGTTTCGTTACGACATTGTCATCAATCCGAAAATGTCGTTCGGAACCGGCCACCACGAAACTACGGCCATGATGCTCGAACACCAGCTTAGCCTGGATTTCAGCAGAAAAACAGTGTTGGACGTAGGCAGCGGAACGGGTATTCTGGCCGTTTTGGCGGCTAAAATGGGCGCACAGGCCGTGGTAGCCTTCGACATTGAGGAGTGGGCCGTTGAAAACGCCCGCGAAAACGCCGACCTGAACCAATGCCCGCAAATCAGGGTCTTTCAGGGTACCATTGCCGACGTAGACCCGGCAAGCCGCTACGACGTGGTGCTGGCTAACATCAATCGAAACGTATTACTGGCCGAAATTCCGACCTACACGCACCTGCTCAACGAAGGCGGTTATTTGCTCGTCAGCGGTTTCTACGAAGCCGATGCCGTTGATATTGAGCAAAAAGCCGCCGAGTCAGGGTTAACACCGGTTCAGGGAATGACAATTCGGGGATGGACGTCGTTACTATATCAAAAGCCGGACAGCAGTTGGCTGACAGTTATGACGACCAACTTATTTACAGCAAATGCGCAATGAAACGAAGTATAGTTTGTCTTTTTGGGATAGCCTTGCTAACCGTTACGTCGTTGACTGCCTTCGGGCAGGCAGTGCGGCTGTCGGATAAGCCCGACCAGTTTATGGCCGACGTCCAGAAGCTGATGGCAACGGGTGGGCCGGGTGCAGCCCGCACGGGGGCCGAGTTGCAGGCCGTTTGGTCGGAAAATCGGCTGACGCCCCAGCAGCAGGAACGCGTGATGACGCTGAGCCGTAAAATGAACCAGAAACGGCTCGCTCCGGCCACGTTCTTCGCGTCGTTCTATGGCTCTGTTGTCGCAGCCGCCAATGCCCAGCCTGCCGCCGACATTGACGGGCTGCTGACCGTTGCCGAGA from Spirosoma montaniterrae encodes:
- a CDS encoding transglutaminase domain-containing protein; protein product: MQLNAGCELQFEAQGPTPLVLMLRPRSGAGQWIMREEYQITPSVNVTEFTDMYGNLCQRLVAPEGPFSIHFSATVQTADAIDVEPGAPYTPVEDLPDDVLHYTLPSRYCQSDQLGDLAAEITNAVEPGYDQAEAIRKWINENVKYQYGTSDASTSAVDTANARVGVCRDFTHLGISLCRALNIPARMVVGYLYQLKPMDLHAWFEAYIDGRWFTFDATQQQPRGNRITVAYGRDAADVAFTTQFGPMTLNDMKVWVDPAEIAEN
- the prmA gene encoding 50S ribosomal protein L11 methyltransferase, which encodes MNYIELQLLISPDFTDILTAELAELGFESFVETDQGLNAYIVEPDFREDAIQELVAKYASQTAIAYAVSSLEKRNWNAEWESGYEPIEVASQVRVRASFHEKDARFRYDIVINPKMSFGTGHHETTAMMLEHQLSLDFSRKTVLDVGSGTGILAVLAAKMGAQAVVAFDIEEWAVENARENADLNQCPQIRVFQGTIADVDPASRYDVVLANINRNVLLAEIPTYTHLLNEGGYLLVSGFYEADAVDIEQKAAESGLTPVQGMTIRGWTSLLYQKPDSSWLTVMTTNLFTANAQ